Proteins encoded by one window of Macaca mulatta isolate MMU2019108-1 chromosome 10, T2T-MMU8v2.0, whole genome shotgun sequence:
- the LOC144332223 gene encoding uncharacterized protein LOC144332223, which produces MDVRAASRGWFRFHTWFMGDTVVSWPRIPRGKTVVGGPHPCPELDFGAAGNYSERESHLRTGQTFLVAETTGKGKEEESRPGFPAELSAGPVRGAKAPLLSEHAVPVTKSSQNCRRSFQMKLGEISTAANTPGKGEADPCGSTESTARPFSRTHRQCC; this is translated from the exons ATGGACGTTAGAGCAGCCTCCAGAGGCTGGTTCCGTTTCCACACCTGGTTCATGGGTGACACAGTTGTAAGTTGGCCCAG AATCCCACGTGGGAAGACCGTAGTCGGAGGCCCCCACCCTTGCCCAGAGCTGGACTTCGGGGCAGCAGGAAACTACAGTGAGCGTGAGTCACACCTGAGGACAG GGCAGACCTTCCTTGTGGCAGAAAcaacaggaaaaggaaaagaagaggaatCCAGGCCTGGGTTCCCGGCAGAGCTGTCCGCAGGGCCTGTGCGGGGTGCAAAGGCCCCTCTGTTGTCAGAACACGCCGTCCCCGTCACCAAGAGCAGCCAGAACTGCCGTAGATCATTTCAGATGAAACTGGGAGAAATTTCAACTGCAGCAAACACTCCTGGAAAAGGAGAGGCCGATCCCTGTGGCTCCACGGAGAGCACAGCCCGACCCTTCAGCCGCACCCACAGGCAATGCTGCTGA